From Roseibium alexandrii DFL-11, the proteins below share one genomic window:
- a CDS encoding 23S rRNA (adenine(2030)-N(6))-methyltransferase RlmJ — MNYRHAYHAGNIGDVLKHAVLARLIKYFQRKEKGFRIIDTHAGIGRYDLMSEETQKTGEWQQGIGKVLASDIPESVSELLAPWLDVVRGENGDSTLKTYPGSPLLARRMLRKQDRLTLTELHPADFETLSNLFAGDHQVKTIHLDGWLALGSFLPPKEKRGLVLIDPAFEKTSEFGDMTTAVIKSWRKWQTGTFALWYPMKDARAISRMHKDFEEAGLRDILALELNAGKSGPDTRMLGSGMTMVNPPFTLSSEMNVVLPWLCETVRQGPGADWNVHQIVGE; from the coding sequence ATGAACTATCGGCACGCCTACCACGCTGGCAACATTGGTGACGTTCTGAAGCATGCCGTTTTGGCGCGTCTGATCAAGTATTTCCAGCGCAAGGAAAAGGGTTTCCGGATCATCGATACCCATGCGGGCATCGGGCGCTACGATCTGATGTCGGAAGAAACCCAAAAGACGGGAGAGTGGCAACAGGGCATCGGTAAGGTGCTCGCCAGTGATATACCGGAGAGTGTTTCGGAGCTTCTGGCTCCCTGGCTTGATGTCGTGCGCGGTGAAAATGGCGACAGCACGCTGAAAACGTACCCAGGCTCTCCACTGCTTGCCCGGCGCATGCTGCGAAAACAGGACAGGTTGACCCTTACCGAGCTTCATCCGGCGGATTTTGAAACCCTTTCAAATCTGTTCGCAGGCGATCATCAGGTGAAAACGATCCATCTGGACGGCTGGCTGGCGCTTGGCAGTTTCCTTCCACCCAAGGAAAAACGCGGGCTTGTCCTGATTGACCCGGCCTTTGAAAAAACGAGCGAATTCGGCGACATGACCACAGCGGTCATCAAAAGCTGGCGGAAATGGCAAACAGGCACCTTTGCCCTTTGGTATCCGATGAAGGATGCACGGGCCATTTCACGAATGCACAAGGACTTCGAGGAGGCAGGGCTGCGCGACATCCTGGCACTGGAACTAAATGCGGGCAAAAGCGGCCCGGATACCCGTATGTTGGGTTCAGGCATGACTATGGTTAACCCGCCCTTTACCCTTTCAAGCGAAATGAATGTAGTGCTTCCGTGGCTCTGTGAAACGGTTCGGCAAGGGCCGGGAGCCGATTGGAATGTTCATCAGATTGTCGGCGAATGA
- a CDS encoding GNAT family N-acetyltransferase, whose amino-acid sequence MTTTSNPTANVRPFRPGDLSCLLPLNNAAVPAVNELSAEELLDLIGQSLVCLVAEIDEEPVGFLLSISDGADYASANYRWLSKNVSNFSYTDRICVDETRRGLRIGEKLYKALFDHLKDTGRSFVCEVNSRPPNPGSLRFHQRLGFEEIGTADHGEKAVVFLRKDPLGVAE is encoded by the coding sequence ATGACGACAACTTCAAATCCGACCGCAAATGTCCGGCCGTTCCGCCCAGGGGATTTGAGCTGCTTGCTGCCCCTGAACAACGCTGCCGTGCCGGCTGTGAACGAGTTGTCTGCAGAAGAACTTCTGGATCTGATCGGCCAATCGCTTGTTTGCCTGGTTGCGGAGATCGACGAGGAGCCCGTGGGTTTTCTATTGTCGATCAGCGACGGTGCGGATTATGCCAGCGCGAATTATCGCTGGCTGAGCAAAAACGTCTCCAACTTTTCCTATACAGACCGCATTTGTGTCGATGAAACTCGGCGCGGTTTGAGAATTGGCGAGAAACTCTACAAGGCGCTGTTCGATCACCTGAAAGACACAGGCCGCAGCTTCGTCTGCGAGGTGAACTCGAGGCCACCAAACCCAGGCTCTTTGAGGTTCCATCAGCGGCTCGGCTTTGAAGAAATCGGCACGGCGGATCACGGCGAAAAAGCCGTTGTTTTCCTACGCAAAGACCCACTGGGCGTTGCGGAATGA